The Spirochaetota bacterium genome window below encodes:
- the rplO gene encoding 50S ribosomal protein L15: MGHIELKPNIGATKKRKRVGRGTGNGTGKTCGRGHKGQNARSGGGVPLYFEGGQMPLYRRAPKRGFKNIFKIFNNIINLEDLNVFPDGSEITPELLCQAGLIKNNGNPIKILAKGFGEIVFTAKNIKIHAHKVSVAAKDLIEKSSSTIVPLTK; encoded by the coding sequence ATGGGTCATATTGAACTCAAACCAAATATAGGCGCTACAAAAAAGCGTAAGCGAGTAGGTCGTGGTACTGGTAATGGAACTGGTAAAACCTGCGGAAGAGGACATAAAGGACAAAATGCTAGATCTGGTGGAGGAGTACCTTTATATTTTGAAGGTGGTCAAATGCCACTCTATCGTCGAGCTCCTAAACGTGGTTTTAAAAACATCTTTAAAATTTTTAATAATATTATTAACCTAGAGGATTTAAATGTTTTTCCTGACGGTTCGGAAATAACTCCTGAATTATTATGTCAAGCTGGATTGATTAAAAACAACGGAAATCCTATTAAAATTCTTGCAAAAGGTTTTGGTGAGATTGTATTTACTGCAAAGAATATCAAGATTCATGCACATAAAGTATCCGTTGCTGCTAAAGATCTCATAGAGAAATCTAGCTCAACAATTGTTCCTCTTACAAAGTAA
- the rpsE gene encoding 30S ribosomal protein S5, whose protein sequence is MAENQAPQTGQQENTPQERAPRGDNRRNNNNKSNNNRRDRRDRPEAIPSEWEEKVVSLRRATKVIAGGRRFRFNAMVVVGNKKGKVGLGYGKANELADAIKKAKDKAISNAMLIRLKGTTIPHEILGEYKACRILMKPATKGTGVIAGGAVRPVLELLGVHDILTKSLRSPNPINLIKATFNGLTRLYNIEDIAAKRGKTVSELFSK, encoded by the coding sequence ATGGCTGAGAATCAAGCACCACAAACAGGGCAACAGGAAAACACTCCTCAAGAAAGAGCTCCACGTGGAGATAATAGAAGAAATAACAACAATAAAAGTAACAATAACAGACGAGATCGTCGTGATAGACCTGAAGCTATCCCATCTGAATGGGAAGAAAAAGTAGTAAGTCTTAGACGAGCAACAAAAGTTATTGCTGGTGGACGTCGTTTTCGTTTTAACGCTATGGTTGTTGTTGGAAATAAAAAAGGAAAAGTTGGTCTCGGATATGGTAAAGCAAATGAGCTTGCGGATGCTATTAAAAAAGCAAAAGATAAAGCTATTTCAAATGCAATGCTTATCCGTTTAAAGGGAACAACTATTCCTCATGAAATTTTAGGAGAATATAAAGCTTGTCGTATTCTTATGAAACCTGCTACAAAAGGAACAGGAGTTATTGCCGGTGGTGCAGTACGTCCAGTTCTCGAATTATTAGGTGTTCATGATATTTTAACAAAATCTTTGAGATCTCCTAATCCAATCAATCTTATTAAAGCGACATTTAATGGATTAACAAGATTGTATAATATTGAAGATATTGCTGCAAAACGTGGAAAAACAGTATCTGAATTATTTTCTAAATAA
- the rplR gene encoding 50S ribosomal protein L18 has product MIDIITNKVKRHKKRKLRSKKHLRISADRPRLTVFRSNKYLYAQVIDTTNVVLASFSSVSNELGKSKLTNNIEAATIIGTKIGEKLKVLKITKVAFDRNGYLYHGKVKALAEACRAAGIEF; this is encoded by the coding sequence ATGATTGATATCATAACTAATAAAGTTAAACGTCATAAAAAACGTAAATTACGAAGTAAAAAACATCTTCGTATTTCTGCTGACCGTCCTAGATTGACTGTTTTCAGATCAAATAAATATTTGTATGCTCAAGTGATCGATACTACTAATGTAGTATTAGCATCTTTTTCATCAGTATCAAATGAATTAGGTAAAAGTAAACTTACTAATAATATAGAAGCTGCTACTATCATTGGTACTAAAATTGGTGAAAAGCTTAAAGTACTTAAAATAACAAAGGTCGCATTCGACCGTAACGGTTACTTGTATCACGGAAAAGTAAAAGCTCTTGCTGAAGCTTGTCGTGCTGCAGGAATCGAATTCTAA
- the rplF gene encoding 50S ribosomal protein L6: MSRLAKKPLLIPNGVTITVENGNLIFKGTLGTITQEFDTVLISPVVDTSSILVNRLNDTKEAKAKQGLYWALFRNHLTGVSTGFEKKLEIQGVGYRWEVKGQTLNCTVGFSHPVTFVAPEGAKLEQLAPNSVSVKGIDRQLVGQVAANIRFIKKPEPYKGKGIRYAGEVIRLKEGKSAGKK, from the coding sequence ATGTCACGTTTGGCAAAAAAACCCCTGCTCATTCCTAATGGTGTAACCATTACGGTAGAAAATGGGAATTTAATCTTTAAAGGTACTCTTGGTACTATTACTCAAGAATTTGATACTGTATTAATCAGTCCAGTTGTTGATACTAGTAGTATCTTAGTAAATCGTTTAAATGATACTAAAGAAGCTAAAGCAAAACAAGGTCTTTATTGGGCATTGTTTAGAAATCATCTAACTGGTGTTTCTACAGGCTTTGAGAAAAAACTTGAGATTCAAGGGGTTGGTTATCGTTGGGAAGTTAAGGGGCAAACTCTTAATTGTACTGTTGGTTTCTCTCATCCTGTTACTTTTGTAGCTCCAGAAGGAGCAAAACTAGAGCAACTTGCACCAAATTCGGTTTCTGTTAAAGGTATAGATAGACAATTAGTTGGTCAAGTGGCTGCTAATATTCGTTTTATTAAAAAACCAGAACCTTATAAAGGTAAAGGTATTCGCTATGCTGGTGAAGTAATTCGTCTCAAAGAGGGTAAAAGCGCTGGTAAAAAATAG
- the rpsH gene encoding 30S ribosomal protein S8 has translation MDIIADSLTKIRNATMRSLPRTSVKKTKLMEELLKIMKHEGYIENYKDSAQPYMIDVTLKYINGKSVIDDLKRISKLSRRVYVGKDSIPRVYNNYGIAILTTSKGVITDKAARSLGIGGEVLCYIW, from the coding sequence ATGGATATTATCGCAGATAGCTTAACAAAAATAAGAAATGCTACTATGCGTAGTCTTCCTAGAACGAGTGTCAAGAAGACAAAGCTTATGGAAGAACTTCTAAAAATAATGAAACATGAAGGGTATATTGAAAACTACAAAGATAGTGCTCAACCTTACATGATAGATGTTACTTTAAAATATATTAATGGTAAATCAGTAATTGATGATCTTAAACGGATCAGTAAACTTTCACGTCGTGTGTATGTTGGTAAGGATTCTATTCCTAGAGTTTATAATAATTATGGAATAGCGATACTTACTACATCGAAAGGTGTGATAACAGACAAGGCAGCTCGTTCACTAGGAATTGGTGGCGAAGTTCTTTGTTATATTTGGTAG
- a CDS encoding type Z 30S ribosomal protein S14, translated as MAKQSLIQRWKKKPKFSARAYNRCNICGRPRSYMRDFGVCRLCFRKLALQGHIPGVVKSSW; from the coding sequence ATGGCAAAACAATCATTGATCCAACGCTGGAAAAAGAAACCTAAATTTAGTGCAAGAGCTTACAACCGCTGTAATATTTGCGGTCGTCCACGTTCTTACATGAGAGATTTTGGTGTCTGTCGTTTGTGTTTCCGTAAACTGGCTTTACAAGGACATATTCCGGGTGTTGTCAAATCTTCTTGGTAA
- the rplE gene encoding 50S ribosomal protein L5: MAEKKETTAAAETVEKKVTAKKTTVKKVEKTEKEVITPKTEGVEVVSKVEAKAPTKKVASKTEGVEVTPKSEIKSPTKKIALKTKGKALVKSGYQPRFKILFENEIKSNLHKEFNYKSVMAIPRIEKIVINMGVGAAVSDKKVADAATNDLTLLAAQKAMKTIARKSVSNFKLREGMAIGAKVTLRKNRMFDFLDKLISVAIPRVRDFRGVKATGFDGRGNFSFGVSEQIIFPEINYDKIDKVRGMDITIVTTAKTDQEAKSLLTHFGFPFRNK, encoded by the coding sequence ATGGCTGAGAAAAAAGAAACAACTGCTGCGGCAGAAACTGTAGAAAAAAAAGTAACTGCTAAAAAAACTACTGTTAAAAAAGTAGAAAAAACTGAAAAAGAAGTAATTACTCCAAAAACTGAAGGGGTAGAAGTTGTTTCAAAAGTTGAAGCGAAAGCTCCTACTAAAAAAGTTGCTTCAAAAACTGAAGGTGTAGAAGTTACTCCAAAAAGTGAAATAAAATCTCCTACTAAAAAAATAGCTCTAAAAACTAAAGGGAAAGCTCTTGTTAAATCTGGTTATCAACCTCGTTTTAAAATACTTTTTGAAAATGAGATTAAATCAAATTTACATAAAGAGTTTAACTATAAATCAGTTATGGCTATTCCTCGTATTGAAAAAATTGTTATCAATATGGGTGTAGGTGCTGCTGTATCTGATAAAAAAGTGGCAGATGCTGCAACAAATGATCTTACTTTATTAGCTGCTCAAAAAGCAATGAAAACCATTGCGCGTAAATCTGTATCTAATTTTAAGTTGCGTGAAGGAATGGCTATCGGTGCAAAGGTAACATTACGTAAAAATCGTATGTTTGATTTTCTTGATAAGTTGATTTCTGTTGCGATTCCACGTGTAAGAGATTTCCGTGGTGTTAAAGCTACAGGTTTTGATGGAAGAGGAAATTTCTCTTTCGGAGTATCTGAGCAAATTATCTTCCCTGAAATCAATTATGATAAAATTGATAAAGTTCGTGGAATGGATATTACTATTGTTACTACAGCTAAAACGGATCAGGAAGCAAAAAGTTTATTAACTCATTTTGGTTTTCCTTTCCGTAACAAGTAA
- the rplX gene encoding 50S ribosomal protein L24 codes for MKIKKNDEIIVVSGREKGRRGEVFYVSPSDKTLLVRGVNFVKKTVKKNKEHPNGTILEKEAPIHVSNVMLYCPKNDKGVRIEYVIDDKGNKRRKAKGVDHFFDN; via the coding sequence GTGAAAATTAAGAAAAATGATGAAATTATCGTAGTTTCCGGTAGAGAAAAGGGGCGTAGAGGAGAAGTTTTCTATGTATCCCCTTCCGATAAAACTCTTCTTGTCCGCGGAGTCAACTTCGTAAAAAAGACAGTAAAGAAAAATAAAGAACATCCTAACGGAACGATTCTTGAAAAAGAAGCACCTATTCATGTGTCTAACGTGATGTTATATTGTCCTAAAAATGATAAAGGTGTTCGTATAGAATATGTTATCGATGATAAGGGAAATAAAAGACGTAAGGCGAAAGGTGTTGATCACTTTTTCGACAATTAA
- the rplN gene encoding 50S ribosomal protein L14, whose product MIMLGTRLDVADNSGAKVIECIHVVGSTRRRYASVGDIIVAAVKSVSPNAPIKKGDVVRAVVVRTKKEINRTDGSAIRFDRNSAVIVNKKNEPSGTRIFGPVGRELREKDFMKIVSLAPEVF is encoded by the coding sequence ATGATAATGCTTGGAACACGCTTGGATGTTGCTGATAATAGTGGCGCAAAAGTAATTGAATGTATTCATGTCGTCGGTAGTACACGCCGTCGGTATGCATCTGTTGGTGATATTATAGTGGCAGCTGTAAAAAGTGTCTCACCAAATGCCCCTATTAAAAAGGGTGATGTGGTGAGAGCCGTTGTAGTTCGAACCAAAAAAGAAATTAACCGTACTGATGGTTCAGCTATTCGTTTTGACCGCAACTCTGCAGTCATTGTGAATAAAAAAAACGAACCCAGCGGGACTCGTATTTTTGGACCCGTAGGACGGGAGTTAAGAGAAAAAGATTTTATGAAAATCGTATCACTTGCTCCTGAAGTGTTTTAG
- the rpsQ gene encoding 30S ribosomal protein S17 — protein sequence MTKQKTFTGVVASDKMDKSRTIVIITHEKHPLYKKYVPKRKKLMVHDEQNASALGDKVLIGETKPISKRKSWVLLEVLDKHQD from the coding sequence ATGACAAAGCAAAAGACCTTTACCGGAGTGGTTGCTAGTGATAAGATGGATAAATCTAGAACTATTGTCATCATAACACATGAAAAACATCCTTTATATAAAAAGTATGTTCCAAAACGTAAAAAATTGATGGTTCATGATGAACAAAATGCTTCTGCTCTTGGTGATAAAGTGCTAATCGGAGAAACAAAACCTATTAGTAAGCGTAAAAGTTGGGTTCTTCTTGAAGTCCTAGATAAGCACCAGGACTAA
- the rpmC gene encoding 50S ribosomal protein L29, translating into MTKIQELRSLSEAELLSMKIELQNKIMHIRFRSKFEPSTNIMEIRHMKRTIARINTLIRQTELKEQK; encoded by the coding sequence ATGACTAAAATTCAAGAGCTCCGTTCCTTGTCAGAAGCAGAACTTCTTTCAATGAAAATAGAGTTGCAAAATAAAATCATGCATATTCGTTTTCGTTCAAAATTCGAACCTTCCACAAATATTATGGAAATTCGTCATATGAAAAGAACTATTGCAAGAATTAATACTTTGATCCGTCAAACGGAACTCAAAGAACAAAAGTAA
- the rplP gene encoding 50S ribosomal protein L16: protein MLMPSKVKYRKQHRAKINHSPVHDGEMVSFGDYGLIALEAAWLTNRQIESARIAINRYLKRGAKVWIRIFPDHPYTRKGEGVRMGKGKGAPDGWIAPIRPGKVMFEITGIDEIKAKEAFRLAGHKLPIKVKFVKRIEG, encoded by the coding sequence ATGTTGATGCCATCTAAGGTTAAATATAGAAAACAACATAGAGCTAAAATTAATCACTCACCTGTACATGATGGTGAAATGGTCTCTTTTGGTGACTATGGACTGATTGCTTTAGAAGCAGCATGGCTTACGAATAGACAAATAGAATCTGCTCGTATTGCCATAAATCGTTACCTCAAAAGAGGAGCGAAAGTTTGGATCAGAATTTTCCCAGATCATCCTTACACCAGAAAAGGTGAAGGGGTTCGTATGGGTAAAGGTAAAGGAGCTCCAGATGGTTGGATTGCTCCGATTCGCCCAGGTAAAGTCATGTTTGAAATAACAGGTATTGACGAAATTAAAGCGAAGGAAGCCTTTAGACTAGCTGGACATAAGTTACCTATTAAGGTAAAGTTTGTCAAGAGAATCGAGGGATAA
- the rpsC gene encoding 30S ribosomal protein S3, translating to MGQKVHPVGYRVGVSKSWESTWFTEKNVALFVLEDYKIRTLLNKEYKRAFLSKIEIARFPGLVNVTVHSGKPGILIGRKGSEIDVIANKLSKLIGAKKVSLSVKEVKQIELDAAIVGADIASQIERRVAYKRAIKQAIRNAIRAGAQGIKIRISGRLNNAEIARSEEFKEGRMSLNTLNADIDYRLTEALTQMGIIGIKVWLAK from the coding sequence ATGGGACAAAAAGTACATCCTGTAGGATATCGTGTTGGTGTAAGTAAATCTTGGGAATCAACTTGGTTTACTGAAAAAAATGTTGCTTTATTTGTATTAGAAGATTACAAAATTCGTACACTTCTTAATAAAGAATATAAAAGAGCATTTTTATCAAAAATAGAAATCGCACGTTTTCCAGGACTTGTTAACGTGACTGTTCATTCTGGTAAACCAGGTATTTTGATTGGTCGTAAAGGTTCTGAAATCGATGTAATTGCTAACAAACTTTCAAAACTAATTGGAGCTAAAAAAGTTTCCCTTTCAGTTAAAGAAGTAAAACAAATAGAACTTGATGCAGCTATTGTTGGAGCAGATATTGCTTCCCAGATAGAGCGTCGTGTTGCTTACAAAAGAGCTATTAAACAAGCTATCCGTAATGCAATTCGTGCAGGAGCACAAGGGATTAAAATTCGTATTTCTGGTCGTCTCAATAATGCTGAGATCGCTCGTAGTGAAGAATTTAAAGAAGGACGTATGTCTCTTAACACATTAAATGCCGATATTGATTACCGTTTAACAGAAGCATTAACTCAAATGGGAATCATAGGTATTAAAGTGTGGTTAGCGAAATAA
- the rplV gene encoding 50S ribosomal protein L22, with translation MNDAVAVAKAKSLRISSMKLRRIARLIKDMKVENALAMLNHMPQKGAKMVYKVLFAAKANFLHKNPNGDTTPLSVSTIFVNEGTAFARFKPRARGRADRMYRGTAHLTLYLGNKE, from the coding sequence ATGAATGATGCTGTTGCTGTTGCTAAAGCAAAATCCTTAAGAATTTCTTCCATGAAACTTCGACGTATAGCACGTCTTATCAAAGATATGAAAGTTGAGAATGCTCTTGCAATGTTAAACCATATGCCTCAAAAGGGTGCTAAAATGGTTTATAAAGTATTGTTTGCTGCTAAAGCTAATTTCCTTCATAAAAATCCAAATGGTGATACCACTCCTTTGAGTGTATCAACAATTTTTGTGAATGAAGGTACTGCGTTTGCTCGTTTCAAGCCTCGAGCTAGAGGTAGAGCTGATCGTATGTATCGTGGAACTGCTCACTTAACTTTATATTTGGGCAATAAGGAGTAA
- the rpsS gene encoding 30S ribosomal protein S19: MARSIKKGPYIDASLYKKVSAVQDTIASGNSKPIKTWSRRSTVLPEMIGLTFQVHNGKMFIPVYVNENMVGHKLGEFSPTRVFRGHAGSKKAGKK; the protein is encoded by the coding sequence ATGGCACGTTCAATTAAAAAAGGGCCGTATATTGATGCTTCTTTATATAAGAAAGTGTCTGCGGTTCAAGATACTATTGCTTCAGGCAATTCTAAACCAATTAAAACTTGGTCACGTCGATCAACTGTTCTTCCTGAAATGATAGGCTTGACATTTCAAGTACATAATGGTAAAATGTTTATACCAGTTTATGTAAATGAAAACATGGTTGGACATAAATTAGGTGAATTTTCACCAACTCGCGTATTTCGCGGACATGCAGGTTCTAAAAAAGCTGGCAAGAAATAA
- the rplB gene encoding 50S ribosomal protein L2 gives MGIKRFKPTTPGLRHRVSFDYSEITKTEPEKSLITMTLRGKGNGRNSQGRITVRHRGGGSKQLYRAIDFKRKKWDIEAKVFSIEYDPNRSSRIALLHYQDGEKAYIIAPNGLKVGERIIAGAQTEVKVGNAMLLENIPVGTVLHNIEMKPGKGGQLARSAGTSAKLDGKENGYAFLSLPSGEIRMVLLRCMATIGEVGNAERLNIVYGSAGAKRHLGWRPTVRGVAMNAHDHPHGGGRGKQKGYKRPTSPTGVPSKGYRTRQKTKTSNRYIVSKRKR, from the coding sequence ATGGGTATCAAACGATTTAAACCAACTACCCCAGGACTTCGCCATAGAGTGTCTTTTGATTATTCAGAAATCACGAAAACAGAACCTGAGAAAAGCCTTATTACAATGACCCTTCGTGGTAAAGGTAATGGACGTAATAGTCAAGGTCGTATCACTGTTCGTCATCGTGGTGGTGGTAGTAAGCAATTGTACCGCGCTATTGATTTTAAGCGTAAAAAATGGGATATAGAAGCAAAAGTGTTTTCTATAGAATACGATCCAAATCGTAGTTCTCGTATTGCTCTTCTTCATTATCAAGATGGAGAGAAAGCTTATATCATAGCACCTAATGGTTTGAAAGTTGGGGAACGGATTATAGCAGGCGCTCAAACAGAAGTCAAAGTCGGAAACGCAATGCTTCTTGAGAACATTCCTGTAGGTACAGTCCTTCATAACATCGAAATGAAACCTGGTAAAGGTGGACAATTAGCTCGTTCAGCTGGAACTAGTGCGAAACTAGACGGTAAAGAAAATGGCTATGCGTTCTTAAGTCTTCCATCAGGAGAAATAAGAATGGTTCTTCTTCGCTGTATGGCGACAATTGGTGAAGTTGGAAATGCAGAAAGATTGAATATTGTTTACGGTAGTGCTGGAGCAAAACGTCATCTAGGTTGGCGTCCAACAGTTCGTGGTGTAGCCATGAACGCACATGATCACCCTCATGGTGGTGGACGTGGTAAACAGAAAGGTTATAAAAGACCAACTTCTCCTACTGGTGTTCCTTCTAAAGGGTATCGTACTCGTCAGAAAACTAAAACGTCTAATCGTTATATTGTTTCTAAGAGAAAGAGATAG
- the rplW gene encoding 50S ribosomal protein L23: MIVSEILIRPILTEKSSKLSNLNKYVFEVSMSTNKIEIKKAIESYYGVEVDKVNTLIVKPRHKNFRTKKISRPGFTKRYKKAVVSVKKGTIDFLK; this comes from the coding sequence ATGATAGTAAGTGAAATCTTGATCAGACCCATCCTAACAGAAAAAAGTTCAAAGCTTTCTAATCTCAATAAATATGTATTTGAAGTTTCAATGAGTACAAATAAAATTGAAATTAAAAAAGCTATAGAAAGTTATTATGGAGTTGAAGTCGATAAGGTTAACACATTAATTGTTAAACCACGTCACAAAAATTTCCGTACAAAAAAAATATCACGTCCCGGATTTACAAAACGCTATAAAAAAGCTGTTGTAAGTGTTAAAAAAGGTACGATTGATTTTTTAAAATAG
- the rplD gene encoding 50S ribosomal protein L4, which produces MKFDVYNAQKKVREIELSNMWESASSKCVHQVIVARLANERQGTASTKTRAEVKGTGAKPFRQKGLGRARRGSYYSPLIRGGGVTFGPKPRDYTQHINKKQKANAYVYVIAELYRKGGLKIVDSLDLKDSKTKSFKALLEYNLESVEGRTVVVDVNYNAEMLKACANLPKTAYYGVDFIDILPLFYAKQVIMTEAALRKFDERYTGMIKLERG; this is translated from the coding sequence ATGAAGTTTGATGTATATAACGCGCAGAAAAAAGTTAGAGAAATAGAATTATCAAATATGTGGGAAAGTGCTTCTAGTAAATGTGTTCACCAAGTTATTGTAGCTCGTCTTGCAAATGAAAGACAGGGTACAGCATCTACAAAAACACGTGCTGAAGTCAAAGGAACAGGTGCAAAACCTTTCCGTCAAAAAGGACTTGGTAGAGCTCGTCGTGGTTCTTACTACTCTCCTCTTATAAGAGGTGGTGGTGTTACTTTTGGTCCAAAACCTAGAGACTATACACAGCATATTAACAAAAAACAAAAAGCTAATGCTTATGTTTATGTTATCGCAGAACTCTATCGTAAAGGTGGATTGAAAATTGTGGATTCTTTAGATTTAAAAGATTCAAAAACTAAAAGCTTTAAAGCTTTGTTAGAATACAATCTTGAATCTGTAGAAGGTCGTACTGTTGTAGTTGATGTTAATTACAATGCAGAAATGTTAAAAGCTTGTGCTAATTTGCCAAAAACAGCGTATTATGGTGTTGATTTTATTGACATTCTACCACTGTTTTATGCAAAACAAGTGATTATGACAGAAGCTGCACTTCGTAAGTTTGACGAAAGATACACTGGTATGATCAAACTAGAGAGAGGTTAA
- the rplC gene encoding 50S ribosomal protein L3, whose protein sequence is MKAKTVGIIGKKLGMTQLYDDKGALCGATVVDFSDTDVLGFRTVEKDGYNAVILGCDFKTSKKGSDILGKPKFVSEIRVEDVTPYQGKAYEEVLGSLGKVDVSSISKGKGFQGAMKRWNFGGGPASHGSKTHRRVGSIGQCTFPARVIKGKKMPGHMGDERVTVLSQRLLRIDTERKLLFIEGSVPGSKQSYVTVRDAIKG, encoded by the coding sequence ATGAAGGCTAAGACCGTCGGAATTATCGGGAAAAAACTCGGTATGACTCAGTTATATGATGACAAAGGAGCTCTTTGTGGTGCAACTGTTGTTGATTTTTCTGATACAGATGTTTTAGGATTTCGTACTGTCGAAAAAGATGGTTATAATGCAGTTATCTTAGGATGTGATTTTAAAACATCGAAAAAAGGGAGTGATATTTTAGGTAAACCTAAATTTGTTTCTGAAATTCGTGTTGAAGATGTAACTCCTTATCAAGGTAAAGCTTATGAAGAAGTTCTAGGATCTTTAGGAAAAGTTGATGTTAGTTCTATTTCAAAAGGTAAAGGATTTCAAGGAGCTATGAAGCGTTGGAATTTCGGTGGAGGACCTGCCAGTCATGGTTCCAAAACTCACCGTCGTGTTGGTTCTATTGGACAATGTACTTTTCCAGCTCGTGTTATTAAAGGTAAAAAAATGCCTGGACATATGGGAGATGAGAGAGTCACTGTTTTAAGTCAAAGACTTCTACGTATTGATACAGAAAGAAAGCTTCTATTTATCGAAGGATCTGTGCCCGGCAGTAAACAAAGTTATGTTACTGTTCGAGACGCAATAAAGGGGTAA